Proteins encoded by one window of Tubulanus polymorphus chromosome 7, tnTubPoly1.2, whole genome shotgun sequence:
- the LOC141908183 gene encoding pre-mRNA-splicing factor SPF27-like gives MAGEVTVDALPYFDKGYDEAGIKEAALALVEEETRRYRPTKNYLEYLPPDNHVAFETDIMRNEFERVNARLPMDMLSMKRYELPQPLPGKMTDITAWTECVENSQAQLEHQALRIANLELMSEYGTNAWKMYNNTLFHMLELAQKRLQDIRKSIQDINRLRKSEQTQAGTKLKALEESWVGLVSKNYEIERAIAELEKEVYDLEQRNRLR, from the exons ATGGCCGGGGAAGTAACAGTTGACGCCCTGCcttattttgataaaggttACGATGAAGCGGGCATTAAAGAAGCG GCATTGGCGTTAGTTGAAGAGGAAACAAGGAGGTATCGACCGACTAAAAATTACCTCGAGTATCTACCGCCTGATAATCATGTCGCTTTTGAG ACCGATATAATGAGGAATGAATTTGAACGTGTGAACGCCCGTTTACCGATGGATATGTTGAGTATGAAGCGTTACGAATTGCCGCAGCCGTTGCCCGGTAAAATGACGGATATCACCGCGTGGACGGAGTGCGTCGAGAACTCACAGGCTCAGCTCGAACATCAAGCATTGCG GATCGCGAATCTCGAATTGATGTCGGAATACGGAACGAACGCGTGGAAGATGTACAATAATACGTTGTTTCACATGTTAGAACTGGCGCAGAAACGACTGCAGGACATTCGAAAAAGCATCCAAGATATAAACCGACTGCGGAAAAGCGAACAGACTCAAGCCGGTACTAAATTAAAGGCTCTCGAAGAAAG ttgggtCGGTTTGGTGAGTAAAAACTACGAAATTGAACGCGCGATCGCCGAACTGGAGAAAGAGGTTTACGACCTCGAACAACGTAACAGATTACGGTGA